The Candidatus Paceibacterota bacterium genome segment CGCAAACGAAGCGATGCCCATCAACCCGCAGAATACAGGCGCAATTCGGCGCAAGCCACCAAAGTCGTCCACCCCCCGGAGGCCTCCGCTTCGTTGTTCAAGCATTCCAATGAACCAGAACAGGGTCGCAGCGGTCAGGCCATGATTGAACATCTGCAGCAGCACTCCGTTTAGGGCGGAGGTCTTTGCCGCAGCCGCCGCCGTGTCAACGCCGGTAAACCTGGCAACGGCAAATATGCCCAGCAGGCAGTAACCCAGGTGATTGATCGAGGAGTACGCCAGCATCTGCTTGAGGTCCCGCTGCACAAAGGCCGCGCTGGCGGAGAAGACAATCGTAATCACGGCTAGCCACAGCAGCGGCGTTACAACCCAGCGCATCTGTTCGGGGAAGATCGGCAACAGAATGCGCAAGAAGCCATAGACGCCCATCTTGGACATCACCCCGGTCAAGAGCATCGTGGTGCCAGTCGGCGCTTCTGCATACGCCGGGGGCAGCCAGGTATGAAACGGGATCAGCGGCACCTTGACCGCAAAACCCACGAACGCCGCGGTGAAGATGATTAGTGTCGGTGACAGGGTGTTCAGCCACGTCCAACCGAGCTTGTCCGACAATGCCGAAGTCAAAGCCCCGTTCCGGCCCATGTCGGCCAACTCGATGAAGTCAAACTTGCCCGTGGCCAGGAAGATTGCCAGGAATGCGAGCAGCAGGGCAACGCTGCCGGCCATGGTGTAAACGAGGAACTGAGTTGCGGCCTTGGCGCACCTCGGCCCGCCCCAGAGCTTGATGAGGAAGAACGCCGGTATCAGGCTCAGTTCCCAGTAGATAAACCAATGAAAGAAGTTCAGCGCGGTGAAGGTGCCGAACAGACCGCCTTGCAGGAACAGTACCAGACCGAAATAAAGGGATGCGCGCTCCATGATTCGCCACGAAGCCAGCATGGCCATTGGTACCGCGATGGCGGAGAGCATTACCATCAGCAACCCGAGTCCATCCACCCCAACACGATAATCCACTCCGAGCATGGGAATCCATGGGTATGGCCCCTCCTCAAATTGCAGGTTGCCAGAGCCCGGGTTGAATTGGTGCCAGAGAATCAAGGCCAGCAACAGCACCCCGAGGCTGAACCCCATCGCGACCCAGCGAGCGAGCCGGTTCCACTCCTTCCCGAGACCAAGGACCACGAAGCCCCCGAGGAGCGGCACGAATGTCACCAAGGTGAGAAGAGGAATCCCGTTCACGGCCGACGGCACCCCCAGATGAGAAACA includes the following:
- a CDS encoding NADH-quinone oxidoreductase subunit M, translated to MNGIPLLTLVTFVPLLGGFVVLGLGKEWNRLARWVAMGFSLGVLLLALILWHQFNPGSGNLQFEEGPYPWIPMLGVDYRVGVDGLGLLMVMLSAIAVPMAMLASWRIMERASLYFGLVLFLQGGLFGTFTALNFFHWFIYWELSLIPAFFLIKLWGGPRCAKAATQFLVYTMAGSVALLLAFLAIFLATGKFDFIELADMGRNGALTSALSDKLGWTWLNTLSPTLIIFTAAFVGFAVKVPLIPFHTWLPPAYAEAPTGTTMLLTGVMSKMGVYGFLRILLPIFPEQMRWVVTPLLWLAVITIVFSASAAFVQRDLKQMLAYSSINHLGYCLLGIFAVARFTGVDTAAAAAKTSALNGVLLQMFNHGLTAATLFWFIGMLEQRSGGLRGVDDFGGLRRIAPVFCGLMGIASFASLGLPGLNNFIGEFLIFKGAFPLVTWATSLSAVGLLLTAIFLLTLLERVFYGPLNARWSTMPDLTLRERIALVPAIALMFVLGIYPQLILGVINCTAVQMVKDQTF